Proteins from a genomic interval of Coccinella septempunctata chromosome 2, icCocSept1.1, whole genome shotgun sequence:
- the LOC123307234 gene encoding serine protease inhibitor dipetalogastin — translation MIGRGLLCVCAVFAAILPVILSVRSSSCPRICTQHGYGDPVCGSDGVIYPNICEMKKKTCGKGVTLAEDPGLCQRAQGSKCEHRCGGEKDPVCGTDGRTYLNRCMLEVEICRVGIALSHLGSCNNISAHRENCPVDCKQAPMDGPVCGSDGNVYKSTCMMKLLTCGQGVVRTNKKHCQTTRHCREACWRNARPTCGSDGKMYANVCKMKAKNCGKHVFEVPLAFCSTQERTAGETKSCPTSCSNEIEKPTCGTDGYIYANECELQLLNCGVKKVTSTDLDKCRSKKNKCGKIRCGDEFDPVCGTNAQTYQNLCQLSQATCMKGIQFAHVGNCTSLKESIPCPSDCPAQEYEEPVCGSDGNVYRSMCQMKKETCGQLVIAVAPHHCRTTASCNEKCKDEKNYVCGSDNKIYKSECEMKRDNCGKHVYVVPMKRCLAGFLFRGCQKICPTYFDPVCGTDDKTYSNSCFLEMENCRSRALVNMKHLGSCSEPINEIPKNYLY, via the exons tCATACTATCGGTGAGGAGTTCCTCATGTCCCCGGATATGTACCCAGCATGGATATGGCGACCCGGTCTGCGGTTCGGATGGAGTAATTTATCCGAATATCTGTGAAATGAAAAAGAAGACCTGCGGAAAAG GTGTCACCCTAGCTGAAGATCCAGGGTTGTGTCAAAGAGCGCAAGGTTCTAAATGTGAACATAGGTGTGGTGGAGAAAAAGATCCTGTTTGCGGTACAGATGGAAGAACATATTTGAACAGGTGTATGCTCGAGGTTGAAATTTGCAG gGTTGGTATTGCACTGTCACATCTTGGTTCATGTAACAACATAAGTGCTCATAGGGAAAATTGCCCAGTTGATTGCAAGCAAGCACCGATGGACGGCCCAGTTTGTGGCAGTGATGGAAATGTATATAAGAGCACTTGTATGATGAAGCTCCTTACTTGTGG GCAAGGTGTCGTCAGAACGAACAAAAAACACTGCCAAACAACGAGACATTGCCGCGAGGCTTGCTGGAGGAATGCAAGACCAACATGTGGTTCTGACGGCAAAATGTATGCCAATGTATGTAAAATGAAGGCTAAAAACTGCGG taaACATGTGTTTGAAGTACCCTTAGCTTTCTGCAGTACTCAGGAGAGAACAGCTGGTGAAACCAAAAGTTGTCCTACAAGTTGTTCCAACGAAATTGAGAAGCCAACATGTGGAACTGATGGATATATTTACGCCAATGAATGTGAATTGCAGCTCCTGAACTGTGG GGTGAAGAAAGTAACATCGACTGATTTGGATAAGTGCCGTAGCAAGAAAAACAAATGTGGCAAAATCAGATGCGGCGACGAATTCGACCCCGTTTGTGGTACCAATGCGCAAACCTATCAGAATTTGTGCCAGCTTAGTCAAGCCACTTGTATGAAAGGAATTCAGTTCGCTCATGTTGGAAACTGCACATCACTGAAGGAGAGCATTCCTTGCCCGAGCGATTGCCCAGCTCAAGAATATGAAGAGCCAGTTTGTGGATCAGACGGAAACGTTTACAG GTCAATGTGCCAAATGAAGAAAGAAACTTGTGGTCAACTAGTTATAGCCGTAGCACCACATCATTGTAGAACAACAGCCTCTTGCAACGAGAAATGTAAAGATGAAAAGAATTATGTTTGTGGTTCAGACAACAAAATATATAAGAGTGAATGCGAAATGAAGAGAGATAATTGTGG aaaacatGTCTACGTTGTCCCCATGAAAAGATGCCTGGCCGGTTTTCTGTTCAGGGGTTGCCAAAAAATATGCCCAACCTACTTCGACCCAGTATGTGGAACCGACGATAAGACCTACAGCAATTCCTGTTTCTtggagatggaaaactgcagatcTCGAGCCTTGGTCAATATGAAACACCTCGGTTCCTGCTCAGAACCAATCAACGAAATCCCTAAGAACTATCTCTATTGA